In Poecile atricapillus isolate bPoeAtr1 chromosome 29, bPoeAtr1.hap1, whole genome shotgun sequence, the genomic window GTGTCCCAGCACCAAATGACCCGCTGACCTCTAACTGGTTCCTGTGGAGTGGAACCGGCTGCTTTTGGGGTTCCCCtcgggagggtttggggtgaaggATGAGGATTTGGGGCTGCGGGGGGAGCGGGAGGGCCCCCAGGTCCCCTCCAGCAGCGCCATGGCCCAGCTGTGCTCCCCGAGGGGCTGCGCTGCCCCCCAAacacccggggggggggggggtggcaCCTtcaccccagagccctcccCACGCCCCACGCCCTGTTAATCCCCAGCAGCGGATAACGgggacccccagtgacccccagaccTTCCCAAGGTGGGCTGcgagggctctgagctggtgctgACCCCCAACAAGCCCCCCGAGATGGGGTTCTGGGGGACCTCGAGTCCACAgtgacccccaaaacctccagaGGCGAGACACAGGGAGCCCCAAATCCTGCATCAGCCCCTGAAGCTCCCCTCAGAGGGGACACGAGGGTCCCCCACTCCCTCACTGCCCCCTAAAACCCCCTGAGATGGGACATCAGGGACCCCCAATCCCCCCCCAAGTCCCTTGagacccctcacagcaggagctgggggttCACCCCCCTCTGACAGCGCCCGAGAATTTCCCAGGCTCCCAATCCCGTCCCAAAATTGCTGACACCCCcctttgctgagcagctccGCAGGGGCTTTCCAGGCTGAAATTATTAATGAACCATCATTTATTAATTACCTTCCAacgggccgggccggagcagCGGTGGCCAAGAGGCGGCTCGGGAACGTTCTGCACCTTCGGGATGCTGGAAACCCCTCGGGATGCAACACCCGCGGTGTTCCGGGGTCCTGAGGGGCATTCGGGGTCTGCCCAGGCGCTGGGCCGTAGTTTTAGGGGGACGGGGGCGGTTTTAGGGGGGTGTGGGTGGGTTGAGGTGTGGAGGGGGTGTTCCTAAGGGGGATCTTTGCCCGGGGCTCTCCTGGCAGACAGCGGCGATGCCGACGTGGAGCTCCCGACCATCCGGCACCAAcccgaggggctggagcagctgctggctcgGACCAAGTTCACCAAGTCGGAGCTTCAGTCCCTCTACCGTGGCTTCAAGAATGTGAGTCTGGGGGTCcgacaccccaaatccctgggtcCCCACTTTCTTCGGGGTCACCGGCGCCGCTCCCCTTCCCAGGAATGTCCCAGCGGCCTCGTGGATGAGGAAACCTTCACACTCATCTACTCGCGGTTCTTCCCTCAAGGCGGTGAGTcggggggtccccaaacccggcaggagggtctgggggggccCATTGGGAATGCCCCGACCCCAGTCCCGGGGGAGTCACCgtccccctgtccccgcagACGCCAGCTCCTACGCCCACTTCTTGTTCGACGCCTTCGACGCCGACCGCAACGGGGCTCTCTgcttccaggtgggaattcctGGCGGGaatggctgtgccagcaccgtGATTCATCAcatctttcccctcctcctcctcctcctcctcctcctcctcctcctcctcctcctcttccccatcccGGCTGTGGCCAAACTCTCCCTGGCGGGTGCCGGGAGCGCCGGGCGCTGCGGCACTGGGGGTAAAAATAACGGGATCAATAGGGAACGGAATCCCTCGGGCGCGCCGGGATCGATGTGGCAGCGggagggaggggcaggggggcgAGGGTCCCTCCCCTCTCATGGCCACGACCCTTCCGGCAGGATTTCGCCGTGGGGCTCTCGGTGCTGCTGCGGGGGACGGAGCAGCAGAAGCTGAGGTGGACGTTTGACCTCTACGACGTGAATAAGGACGGCTACATCAGCAAGGAGGTGACagtgggggacactgggagacACTGAGGGGGCTGATGGGGTGGGAACACCCGGACGGGGACCTGCcagctccctgtgtcccccaggacaTGCTGGAGATCATGAAATCCATCTATGCCATGATGGGCCGCTGCACCGAGCCCGCCCTGGGGGCCAGCGCCCCGGCCCAGCACGTGGAGCTGTTCTTCCAGGTGAgactgtccccactgtcaccTCTCGGGGCCACTCTGCCGCCAGGGCTTGGCCCCACTCAGGCCTGGCCACTCCCTTGCAGAAGATGGACAGGAACAGGGACGGCGTGGTGACCTTCGAGGAGTTCCTGGCCACTTGCCAGGAGGTGAGGGGCTCTAGGGGGAcaccatcctcctcctcctcctcctcctccttgttCTGTCCCAAAgtgagagaggaggaggaaggggtcaccccaggagggatgggagtgggacaggacaggagggacagggggagaGGCACAGGAGCCGGAGCTGTGAGAGGGATGTGGGGGAGATAAACAGGATTGTGATGGGAAATGTGGGatgagaggggacaggagacgGGGACAgcatgaggggaagaggagggagatgGCAAAAGGGTGACAAgaggaggagagctgggagcagggggaaggggacatggggtctctgctctctcctccccagGACAAGGACATCATGAGCTCCATGCAGATATTCCACAATGTGCTCTAGACCCCAGCCCGCCCCGGAGATTTTCTACTATTTCAGGCAAACAAGAAGTTCAAAGTCAGGAGAAATCCAGCATGTGGCTCCCTGAGATGGGACAGGACAAAGACAACGCAGccaccagagccagcccagcacGGTGCTGCCACCTGCCAGACAGACCCATTTTGGGGggctgagcctcccctggaCACGGACCCCCCCGTGGCAGTGCAGGGACCTGACCCAGCACAAACCCGACCCCAGGACCTCCTGGGACACGGGAATTGCCGGGGTGTGAGGACCCTCAGAGATGGGACCCCCCAgggcagggaccccccgggatGTGGGGGCTCTCTGGGTGAGGGTCTCCACATCGCAGCCATGAAATGGAGCCCCCAAACACCAACCAGAAGCACACAGCCCCTCCTCCCCACAACACTCAGGGGACCCCCTATGAAGCCCCCTCGCCCAAGAGCGTGGAGAGGGGGGAATTTTATAAATAAACCAAATAGTGACGATTCAGGGGTGAAATGGAGTCAAGAGGGATGGATGTTAGAGACGCGCTTCGTCCtggtccctgtcctgctgtgtcccccTCCCTGTTCTGCTCCCGGTCCTATTCCCCGTGCCTCGTCCATTCCCAGTCCCGTTCCCATTCGCATCTCCCGGTCCTGGTCCCGGTCCCATTTCCATTCTCATTCCCGGTCCCTCTCCAATTCCCGGTCCCGTTCCTGCTCCCGTTCCCATTCTCATTCCCGGTCCCTCTCCCGTTCCCATTCGCATCTCCCGGTCCTGGTCCCGGTCCCGTTCTCATTCCTGGTCCCggtcccattcccattcccggtcccgTTCCCATTCTCATTCCCGGTCCCACTCCCggtcccattcccggtcccgttcccattcccattcccggtcccaCTCCCggtcccattcccggtcccgttcccattcccattcccggtcccattcccggtcccgTTCCCGGTCCCGTTCCCGGGGCTCCGCCCCTCAGCCGTCTCCTCTCATTGGCTCTCGTTGGCCGCTTGGTCCCGCCCCCCGCGCGCTCCTATTGGACAGCACGAAGGGGGCGGGGTCTCGGCGCGGCGACCTTCAGGCGGGCGGGGAAGCGTCACGTGACACTTGCCGGGGCTCGCAGCGCCCCCTAGCGGAGCGGGGGAACAGCCGAGtgtgagacccccgggacccccgggatggggaAACCCCTGGGAACGGGGAATCCCCGGGATGGGGAAACCCCTGGGAACGGGGAACCCCCGGGATGGGGGGACCCTGGGAATGGAGAACCCCCGGGAACGGGGAacccctgggaatgggggaaccTGGGAACGGGGAacccctgggaatgggggaaccTGGGAACGGGGAACCCCTGGGAACGGGGAACCCCCGGGAACGGGGGAACCCCCGGGATGGGGGGACCCTGGGAACGGGGAACCCCCGGGATGGGGAAACCCCTGGGAACGGGGAacccctgggaatggggaacccCCGGGATGGGGGGACCCTGGGAACGGGGAacccctgggaatggggaacccCCGGGATGGGGGGGACCCTGGGAACGGGGAACCCCTGGGAACGGGGCACTGTGGGACTGAGGGGGGTATCCCTTGGGTCGGGGGCATTCCCGGGATCGGGGCTGTGCGGGATAAATGTGGGAATCCCTGGGATCGGAGCGGTCCGGGATCAGGATGGCATCCCCTGTGACTGGGGCGGTTCTGGGCATCGCGACCCTCGAGCACCGGGGTCGTGTCGGATCCGCCGGGGTCGGGGCCAGGTGGGATCGGGGGGAGGGTCCCCCCGGGTGCCCGGATTCACCCCGAGCCGAGGGGAATCCTTCGGCCCCGGTTTCCTCCGGCGGGATCCCGAGCCCCGGTGCCGCAGGGGATGCGCGGGGCGCTGCGGCTGCTGCGGTTCCGGGGGCCCGCGGGGCCCCGGCTCGGGCTGGAGGAGGCGCCCGGG contains:
- the KCNIP3 gene encoding calsenilin isoform X2, encoding MGIQGMELCAVAVVILLFIAVLKQFGILEPISVEDSGDADVELPTIRHQPEGLEQLLARTKFTKSELQSLYRGFKNECPSGLVDEETFTLIYSRFFPQGDASSYAHFLFDAFDADRNGALCFQDFAVGLSVLLRGTEQQKLRWTFDLYDVNKDGYISKEDMLEIMKSIYAMMGRCTEPALGASAPAQHVELFFQKMDRNRDGVVTFEEFLATCQEVRGSRGTPSSSSSSSSLFCPKVREEEEGVTPGGMGVGQDRRDRGRGTGAGAVRGMWGR
- the KCNIP3 gene encoding calsenilin isoform X3, with the translated sequence MGIQGMELCAVAVVILLFIAVLKQFGILEPISVEDSGDADVELPTIRHQPEGLEQLLARTKFTKSELQSLYRGFKNVSLGVRHPKSLGPHFLRGHRRRSPSQECPSGLVDEETFTLIYSRFFPQGDASSYAHFLFDAFDADRNGALCFQDFAVGLSVLLRGTEQQKLRWTFDLYDVNKDGYISKEDMLEIMKSIYAMMGRCTEPALGASAPAQHVELFFQVRLSPLSPLGATLPPGLGPTQAWPLPCRRWTGTGTAW
- the KCNIP3 gene encoding calsenilin isoform X5, whose product is MGIQGMELCAVAVVILLFIAVLKQFGILEPISVEDSGDADVELPTIRHQPEGLEQLLARTKFTKSELQSLYRGFKNECPSGLVDEETFTLIYSRFFPQGDASSYAHFLFDAFDADRNGALCFQDFAVGLSVLLRGTEQQKLRWTFDLYDVNKDGYISKEDMLEIMKSIYAMMGRCTEPALGASAPAQHVELFFQKMDRNRDGVVTFEEFLATCQEDKDIMSSMQIFHNVL
- the KCNIP3 gene encoding calsenilin isoform X4 — protein: MGIQGMELCAVAVVILLFIAVLKQFGILEPISVEDSGDADVELPTIRHQPEGLEQLLARTKFTKSELQSLYRGFKNVSLGVRHPKSLGPHFLRGHRRRSPSQECPSGLVDEETFTLIYSRFFPQGDASSYAHFLFDAFDADRNGALCFQDFAVGLSVLLRGTEQQKLRWTFDLYDVNKDGYISKEDMLEIMKSIYAMMGRCTEPALGASAPAQHVELFFQKMDRNRDGVVTFEEFLATCQEDKDIMSSMQIFHNVL
- the KCNIP3 gene encoding calsenilin isoform X1 yields the protein MGIQGMELCAVAVVILLFIAVLKQFGILEPISVEDSGDADVELPTIRHQPEGLEQLLARTKFTKSELQSLYRGFKNVSLGVRHPKSLGPHFLRGHRRRSPSQECPSGLVDEETFTLIYSRFFPQGDASSYAHFLFDAFDADRNGALCFQDFAVGLSVLLRGTEQQKLRWTFDLYDVNKDGYISKEDMLEIMKSIYAMMGRCTEPALGASAPAQHVELFFQKMDRNRDGVVTFEEFLATCQEVRGSRGTPSSSSSSSSLFCPKVREEEEGVTPGGMGVGQDRRDRGRGTGAGAVRGMWGR